One Spiroplasma sp. NBRC 100390 DNA window includes the following coding sequences:
- the fmt gene encoding methionyl-tRNA formyltransferase, with amino-acid sequence MQKYKVIFMGTPVFATAVLTALTKLAPTIELIGIVTQPDRKIGRNQTVQFSPVKEFGLAHQIQIFQPEKINDLYSELEALQPDVIVTCAYGQFIPERILKLAKINCINAHGSLLPKLRGGAPIHKAIIYGEQETGITLMKMIKKMDAGEMYVQEALTIAADETASSLHDRLMILAGTMIEKHLLDIITGKLLGTPQDDSQATFAYNITRDEEKISWHLPKQNIYDQIRGLYAWPIAYTTVANVIYKIHQAVIATEPLAEKDADLVDGTIIAVLKTGIKVKVEDGYLIITRLQREGKKVTEAKNYYHTPSPEIIPGNILI; translated from the coding sequence ATGCAAAAGTATAAAGTAATTTTTATGGGGACACCTGTTTTTGCAACAGCAGTTTTAACCGCATTAACAAAGTTAGCACCAACAATTGAGTTAATTGGGATTGTAACCCAACCTGATCGGAAAATTGGGCGTAATCAAACGGTTCAATTTTCACCAGTGAAAGAATTTGGATTAGCCCATCAAATTCAGATTTTTCAGCCAGAAAAAATTAATGATCTTTATTCGGAATTAGAAGCATTACAACCAGATGTAATTGTTACTTGTGCTTATGGGCAGTTTATTCCTGAACGAATTTTAAAGTTGGCAAAAATTAATTGTATTAATGCCCATGGTTCATTATTACCAAAATTGCGGGGCGGCGCACCAATTCATAAAGCAATTATTTATGGTGAACAAGAAACAGGGATTACTTTAATGAAGATGATTAAGAAAATGGATGCGGGGGAAATGTATGTTCAAGAAGCTTTAACAATTGCCGCTGATGAAACCGCTTCATCATTACATGATCGGTTAATGATTTTAGCAGGAACAATGATTGAGAAACACTTATTAGATATTATTACTGGAAAGTTGTTAGGAACGCCCCAAGATGATAGTCAAGCAACATTTGCTTATAACATTACTCGTGATGAAGAAAAAATTAGTTGACATTTACCAAAACAAAATATTTATGATCAAATCCGAGGGTTATATGCGTGACCAATTGCTTATACAACCGTTGCGAATGTTATTTATAAAATTCATCAAGCTGTTATTGCAACAGAACCATTAGCAGAAAAGGATGCTGACTTAGTAGACGGGACAATTATTGCTGTCTTAAAAACCGGAATTAAAGTTAAAGTTGAAGATGGGTATTTAATAATTACTCGTTTACAACGAGAAGGCAAAAAAGTAACCGAAGCGAAAAATTATTATCATACTCCATCCCCAGAAATAATTCCAGGAAACATTTTGATTTAA
- a CDS encoding DUF2779 domain-containing protein, translating into MDSVVTLKKEDFKRFKKCLKIAWTLASRTNLKTVQQWVTEQKISVFFDLQDNINSAKINDSDFIGSDDDETTVGSGLFTPNLYDLALETYWPADKNESISDDVRYFSDDVQSTVPDTIDFYPGETIADGNEVGQRAREYFMRDHNYFNLEHYSKKIAFAKTTEVLANPNYDVYFEPSFIYNNCITKCDILKKLPDGTYHLIEVKASTGRKYDKDLQMYVDKPVKDEYGYDVAYQYYVLTGVGLKISQVSLMLLNSEYSRVGDINDDELFMFQDWYKLPTKTLQPVSLLEFCQQMLTGVFVKRVAKNRLITDDLALIKSYLAKPAAEVLPLFSQEQCFNAKGDRYGYCQHAATFLPEHHSVFELIRGMEKKTLLKYQEHIDCLKDVILPFTFQQSSRQKKPICFSIKQQRQILAVQDNAPVIDPTKIERISTVLAQYQYPLYMYDFETMKAAVPRFDYSYSYQQIPFQYSVHIIKDQQFTYHDETTMEHYAFLADGEGDPRLQLIEHLVTDLFRAEVGVYVAYYKSFECKVLAELINYLAILISKTTDKTIVATYQTWQQKLTIIRNKTIDLMDFFQDFMIYKKEFYGSASIKKTQPAFDNHFTYQALKVQKGDMASEIFRRRVENNIPMPIWKTFFRAEMLKYCNRDTLAMVVIYQHIVHLMANLSLEKGGKQNAKV; encoded by the coding sequence ATGGATTCAGTCGTAACATTAAAAAAAGAGGACTTTAAACGCTTTAAAAAGTGTTTAAAAATTGCGTGGACATTAGCATCACGGACTAACTTAAAAACAGTCCAACAGTGAGTAACAGAACAAAAAATTTCTGTCTTTTTTGATTTACAAGATAATATTAATAGTGCCAAAATTAATGATAGTGATTTTATTGGTAGTGATGATGATGAAACAACAGTTGGTTCAGGATTGTTTACCCCAAACTTATATGACTTAGCCTTAGAAACTTATTGACCAGCTGATAAAAATGAAAGTATTAGTGATGATGTGCGTTATTTTAGTGATGATGTTCAATCAACCGTTCCAGATACAATTGATTTTTATCCTGGTGAGACAATTGCTGATGGAAACGAAGTTGGGCAACGAGCACGCGAATACTTTATGCGTGATCATAACTATTTTAATTTAGAACACTATAGTAAGAAAATTGCTTTTGCTAAAACAACGGAAGTTTTAGCTAATCCAAACTATGATGTTTATTTTGAGCCTTCCTTTATTTATAATAATTGCATTACAAAGTGTGATATTTTAAAAAAACTACCTGATGGAACTTATCACTTAATTGAGGTTAAAGCTTCAACGGGTCGTAAATATGACAAAGATTTACAAATGTATGTTGATAAACCAGTGAAAGATGAATATGGTTATGATGTTGCTTACCAATATTATGTATTAACCGGGGTGGGGTTAAAAATTAGTCAAGTTTCATTAATGTTATTGAATTCGGAATATTCTCGTGTTGGTGATATTAATGATGATGAATTGTTTATGTTTCAAGATTGATATAAGTTACCAACCAAAACTTTGCAACCAGTTAGCTTGTTAGAATTTTGCCAACAAATGTTAACGGGAGTTTTTGTTAAACGTGTTGCAAAAAACCGTTTAATTACCGATGATTTAGCATTAATTAAGAGTTATTTGGCAAAACCAGCTGCTGAAGTTTTGCCCTTATTTAGCCAAGAACAATGTTTTAATGCCAAAGGGGACCGCTATGGTTATTGTCAACATGCAGCAACTTTTTTACCAGAACACCATAGTGTTTTTGAATTAATCCGAGGGATGGAAAAGAAGACCTTATTAAAATACCAAGAACATATTGACTGTTTAAAAGATGTTATTTTACCATTTACTTTTCAACAATCATCGCGGCAAAAAAAACCAATTTGTTTTTCTATTAAACAACAACGCCAAATTTTAGCGGTACAGGATAATGCTCCGGTTATTGACCCAACAAAAATTGAACGGATTAGTACCGTTTTAGCCCAATATCAATATCCGTTGTACATGTATGATTTTGAAACAATGAAAGCTGCGGTTCCCCGCTTTGATTATTCTTACTCCTATCAACAAATTCCATTTCAATATTCGGTCCATATAATTAAAGATCAGCAGTTTACCTACCATGACGAAACAACAATGGAACATTATGCCTTTTTAGCTGATGGTGAAGGTGATCCACGCTTGCAACTAATTGAACATTTAGTAACTGATTTATTCCGCGCGGAAGTTGGGGTTTATGTTGCTTATTATAAAAGTTTTGAATGTAAAGTATTAGCAGAATTAATTAACTATTTAGCAATTTTAATTAGTAAAACAACCGATAAAACAATTGTTGCAACTTATCAAACATGACAACAAAAATTGACCATTATTCGTAATAAAACAATTGACCTGATGGACTTTTTTCAAGATTTTATGATTTATAAAAAAGAGTTTTATGGATCAGCATCAATTAAAAAAACCCAACCAGCATTTGATAACCACTTTACTTATCAAGCGTTAAAGGTTCAAAAAGGGGATATGGCAAGTGAAATTTTTCGCCGTCGCGTTGAAAATAATATCCCAATGCCAATTTGAAAAACCTTTTTTCGAGCGGAAATGCTCAAATATTGTAATCGTGATACTTTAGCAATGGTTGTAATTTATCAACATATTGTTCATTTAATGGCAAATTTATCATTAGAAAAGGGAGGCAAACAAAATGCAAAAGTATAA
- a CDS encoding YebC/PmpR family DNA-binding transcriptional regulator → MGRAFEVRKQSMAATAAKKAVLYNRMAREIYLAAREGGVDSNANLALRNAIDKAKAKQIPRDVIDRAIKKASGNDNEKYQAIRYEGYGPGGSAIIIDTLTNNVNRAVAEVRNCFTKTGGKLGVNGAVTHLFDNLAVFAFEGKTVEEVFELLLLANCDINDVVAEDGQIVVYAPATAFNSVKTTLDDSGIETFQMAEITMLPHERITLQGEDAERFEKMLNMLDEVDDVQEVYHNVVIG, encoded by the coding sequence ATGGGAAGAGCATTTGAAGTTCGCAAACAATCAATGGCCGCAACAGCCGCAAAAAAAGCGGTGTTATATAACCGGATGGCCCGTGAAATCTATTTAGCAGCGCGTGAGGGTGGCGTTGATTCTAATGCTAATTTAGCATTACGTAATGCGATTGATAAAGCAAAAGCAAAACAAATTCCGCGTGATGTTATTGACCGGGCAATTAAAAAAGCAAGTGGTAATGATAATGAAAAGTACCAAGCAATTCGGTATGAAGGTTATGGTCCGGGGGGTAGTGCAATTATTATTGACACCTTAACAAATAATGTTAATCGGGCTGTTGCGGAAGTTCGTAATTGTTTTACAAAAACTGGCGGGAAGTTAGGAGTTAATGGGGCAGTAACACATTTATTTGATAATTTAGCAGTTTTTGCCTTTGAAGGAAAAACAGTCGAAGAAGTTTTTGAATTATTATTGTTAGCAAATTGTGATATTAATGATGTTGTCGCTGAAGATGGCCAAATTGTTGTGTATGCGCCAGCAACAGCATTTAATAGTGTTAAAACAACTTTAGATGACAGTGGCATTGAAACGTTTCAAATGGCAGAGATTACAATGTTACCCCATGAACGGATCACATTACAAGGCGAAGATGCTGAACGATTTGAAAAAATGTTAAATATGTTAGATGAAGTTGATGATGTTCAAGAAGTTTATCATAATGTTGTGATTGGATAA
- a CDS encoding GNAT family N-acetyltransferase, translated as MMTIKPVNNTDGLLLFLLEQENYPQHYYKYRNLIQILNNVNYLVYKLVLNNNLVGYFILMHSGGDLEIIKLTVKKRYQHQGWGDKMLTYLLEHFSFNSVFLEVNEHNLVAQKLYLKHGFHIVRTIPQYYGNENGYLMRYDK; from the coding sequence ATGATGACAATTAAACCAGTTAATAATACTGACGGGTTATTATTATTTTTATTAGAGCAAGAAAACTATCCGCAACATTATTACAAATATCGTAATTTAATTCAAATCCTTAATAATGTAAATTATCTTGTTTATAAGTTGGTTCTTAATAATAATTTAGTTGGGTATTTTATTTTAATGCATAGTGGTGGTGATTTAGAAATTATTAAACTAACGGTTAAAAAAAGATATCAACACCAAGGGTGAGGTGATAAAATGCTAACTTATTTGTTAGAGCATTTTTCTTTTAATAGTGTTTTTTTGGAGGTAAATGAACATAATTTAGTTGCCCAAAAGTTATATCTTAAGCATGGATTTCATATTGTGCGGACAATTCCTCAATATTATGGTAATGAAAATGGTTATTTAATGCGTTATGATAAATAA
- the tsaB gene encoding tRNA (adenosine(37)-N6)-threonylcarbamoyltransferase complex dimerization subunit type 1 TsaB: MLNLFIDTSTDFLTLILARDEQVLGQVHQNNARRHTEETLPAINKLLATYNLQLKDVNHFYLTVGPGSYTGIRIPMTIVKTIKIINPVVKVSVINTLLYQAGLDNVVSMLDARGGQRYFAIISNGQEVIPSQVIDYETCLEITKQFPGYQFRCDLQDINPVQNYQLLKNHFELVDDIFALEPRYIKKALG; the protein is encoded by the coding sequence ATGTTAAATTTATTTATTGATACTAGTACTGACTTTTTAACTTTAATTTTAGCACGAGATGAGCAAGTGCTTGGTCAAGTTCATCAAAATAATGCCCGTCGTCATACTGAAGAAACATTACCAGCAATTAACAAGTTATTAGCGACATATAATTTGCAGTTAAAAGATGTCAATCATTTTTATTTGACAGTTGGACCAGGGAGTTATACTGGGATTCGAATTCCAATGACAATTGTTAAAACAATTAAAATAATTAATCCGGTTGTTAAAGTATCTGTTATTAATACTTTATTGTATCAAGCCGGACTCGATAATGTTGTTTCAATGTTAGATGCGCGTGGTGGGCAACGTTACTTTGCGATAATTAGTAATGGTCAAGAAGTGATTCCTAGTCAAGTTATTGATTATGAAACTTGTTTAGAAATTACTAAACAATTTCCCGGTTATCAATTTCGGTGTGATTTGCAAGACATTAATCCGGTGCAAAATTATCAACTGTTAAAAAACCATTTCGAATTGGTTGATGATATTTTTGCTCTAGAACCACGTTACATTAAGAAAGCATTAGGATAA
- the tsaE gene encoding tRNA (adenosine(37)-N6)-threonylcarbamoyltransferase complex ATPase subunit type 1 TsaE, whose amino-acid sequence MKIMVKNEDATKQLAIKIVPFLQPNLCLLLEGELAAGKTTFTKYLLAALGVTEPVTSPSFIIMNQYTTPNKILVNHMDCYRLLGLDHIEEWAMYFDYFPNSINIIEWPSLISKDITDHYEVIKITINIENNEERVFTIKTNNTALREALGRGE is encoded by the coding sequence ATGAAAATAATGGTAAAAAATGAAGATGCAACAAAACAATTAGCTATTAAAATAGTGCCATTTTTGCAACCTAATTTATGTTTATTATTAGAAGGGGAATTAGCGGCTGGTAAAACAACTTTTACAAAGTATTTATTAGCTGCGTTAGGGGTAACAGAACCGGTTACTTCACCATCTTTTATTATTATGAATCAATATACAACCCCAAATAAAATTCTTGTTAATCATATGGATTGTTATCGGTTATTAGGTTTAGATCATATTGAAGAATGAGCAATGTATTTTGATTATTTTCCGAATAGTATTAATATTATTGAATGACCAAGTTTAATTAGTAAGGATATAACTGATCACTATGAAGTAATTAAAATTACTATTAATATTGAAAATAACGAAGAACGAGTTTTTACTATTAAAACTAACAATACGGCATTACGAGAGGCCTTAGGAAGAGGGGAATAA
- a CDS encoding NAD(P)/FAD-dependent oxidoreductase, translating into MKDILIIGAGPVGLYAWSCAGMLGLTGYIIEGNDNPGGQPWELYPEKLLYDMPGFSEIKTKTFIENLISQTEKSSKQITYFGKTNILTVNEANDGFAVTLTNNEVISVKTILITSGNGVFTPIRLEHLDATQKYDNLWYAVKKLTTLTNKKVIVLGGGDSAVDWANHLVEDKITNNVTIIHRRELYRAKESNVQKLQQNKITELKPYHVKNVQVQNKQIKSLILEHENSKETLELAADYFIVQYGAKVAPTMLNQFSLETTPMRKIIIQPSGQTSHPHIFAAGNSAYYEGKYYNMVTGFGEAINALFNITKIIHGNKYHPGYLSDIKK; encoded by the coding sequence ATGAAAGATATTTTAATTATTGGCGCTGGTCCGGTTGGGTTATATGCTTGAAGTTGTGCCGGAATGTTAGGATTAACTGGTTATATCATTGAAGGAAATGATAATCCTGGGGGACAACCTTGAGAGTTATATCCCGAAAAACTATTATATGATATGCCCGGTTTTTCTGAAATTAAAACAAAAACTTTTATTGAGAACCTAATCAGCCAAACTGAAAAAAGTAGTAAACAAATAACCTATTTTGGTAAAACAAACATTTTAACAGTTAACGAAGCGAATGATGGTTTTGCTGTTACTCTAACAAATAACGAAGTTATTAGTGTTAAAACAATTTTAATCACTAGTGGTAATGGTGTTTTTACCCCAATTCGATTAGAACACCTTGATGCAACACAAAAATATGATAACTTGTGATATGCTGTTAAAAAACTAACGACTTTAACTAATAAAAAAGTTATTGTCTTGGGTGGTGGAGATAGTGCTGTTGACTGAGCAAATCATCTAGTTGAAGATAAGATTACCAACAATGTCACCATCATTCACCGGCGCGAATTATATCGTGCTAAAGAAAGCAACGTCCAAAAACTACAACAAAATAAAATTACAGAACTAAAACCTTACCATGTTAAAAATGTTCAAGTCCAAAATAAGCAAATTAAATCATTAATTCTTGAACATGAGAACAGTAAAGAAACTTTAGAATTAGCAGCTGATTATTTTATTGTTCAATATGGGGCAAAAGTAGCGCCAACAATGTTAAATCAATTTTCTTTAGAAACAACACCAATGCGCAAAATTATTATTCAACCAAGTGGACAAACTAGTCATCCACATATTTTTGCAGCCGGAAATAGTGCCTATTATGAAGGAAAGTACTATAATATGGTAACTGGCTTTGGTGAAGCAATTAATGCTTTGTTTAACATTACCAAGATTATTCATGGGAATAAATATCACCCCGGTTATTTAAGTGATATTAAAAAATAA
- a CDS encoding transporter: MSTRRGIISILIGAFTSLIGTAFQFTLMYLLIRSYGSQLNGFVKNSIAIVSFLGTVEGGLGAITVIFLMKPLLQKDWIKANEMVNTAKHQYKISGIVGVILLAAIAIGYSAYIYLFEDNFTILWNDQTISYPLWKMVLIVLIIGSKNLIALFWTACYENLMQADQNNHMRRLILMICDLISYSVIFYLISRTVDPIFVFLIFLGYSIMKGSLIYVFVKFHYPWIRIGRQKDNMQLVKSSNIVVLKNIGETLLINGDVIITALLLGLRVSSTLSLYMTITVGVRSIMMILINSFREFFAAWTAKNGRIDWNSYLKFETYAFMIGGFLFVNQFILSPYFVTTLYAPQILEQINNSAKTLNAWTPQEIAIFKSIFYQPTFSLLVALSSVFIVLAEPANVLVYGKANYKQTAIPTFVIGIINIVLCFFTALIFRFLVNDLSAALYGIVIITCFVSLLRFLYLWFYNWLFLTYNSNFKGVFRNWMILLVPIVIAILVNYLFLTKTYNPMEIYNDQLQPIWGWQKLLNMFFGLIFASLFVIIGNSILWAPRSVRGIFLRLPIVHKIWTKRQDKMRKIRQQKYEDDFITLTEPEMPYQKLWEREEALHQNTKKMSEDEPPKEIYTLKGS; this comes from the coding sequence TTGTCAACAAGAAGAGGAATCATTAGTATTTTAATTGGCGCTTTTACTTCTTTAATTGGAACTGCTTTTCAATTTACATTAATGTATTTATTAATTCGTAGTTATGGTTCGCAATTAAACGGGTTTGTAAAGAATAGTATTGCGATTGTTTCATTTTTAGGAACTGTTGAAGGTGGGTTAGGAGCGATTACCGTTATTTTTCTAATGAAACCATTATTACAAAAAGATTGAATTAAAGCTAATGAAATGGTTAATACAGCAAAACACCAGTATAAAATTTCGGGAATTGTTGGCGTTATTTTATTAGCGGCAATTGCAATTGGGTATAGTGCTTATATTTATTTATTTGAAGATAATTTTACGATTTTATGAAATGATCAAACGATTAGTTATCCATTATGAAAAATGGTTTTAATCGTTTTAATTATTGGATCAAAAAACTTAATTGCCTTATTTTGAACTGCTTGTTATGAAAATTTAATGCAAGCGGATCAAAATAACCATATGCGTCGTTTAATTTTAATGATTTGTGATCTAATTTCTTATTCAGTTATTTTCTATTTAATTTCGCGCACAGTTGACCCAATTTTTGTTTTCCTAATTTTCCTAGGATATTCCATTATGAAGGGAAGTTTAATTTACGTATTTGTTAAGTTTCATTATCCTTGAATTCGGATTGGACGGCAAAAAGATAATATGCAATTAGTAAAATCAAGTAATATTGTTGTTTTAAAGAATATTGGTGAAACCTTATTAATTAATGGGGATGTTATTATTACCGCTTTATTATTAGGGTTACGGGTATCATCAACCTTATCGTTATATATGACAATTACTGTTGGGGTTCGAAGTATTATGATGATTTTAATTAATTCATTTCGTGAGTTTTTTGCCGCTTGAACCGCAAAAAATGGACGGATTGATTGAAATAGTTATCTTAAGTTTGAAACTTATGCCTTTATGATTGGTGGTTTTTTATTTGTTAACCAGTTTATTTTATCGCCATACTTTGTGACAACATTATATGCCCCACAAATTCTTGAACAAATTAACAACAGTGCAAAAACCTTAAATGCTTGAACGCCACAAGAAATTGCTATTTTTAAAAGTATTTTTTATCAACCAACATTTTCGTTATTAGTAGCTTTAAGTTCTGTTTTTATTGTCTTAGCAGAACCAGCTAATGTTTTAGTGTATGGTAAAGCAAATTATAAGCAAACAGCAATTCCAACTTTTGTGATTGGGATCATTAATATTGTATTGTGTTTTTTTACAGCATTAATTTTCCGATTTTTAGTAAATGATCTTTCCGCGGCACTATATGGTATTGTAATTATTACGTGCTTTGTTAGTTTACTTCGCTTTTTATACTTATGATTTTATAATTGATTATTTTTAACATATAATAGTAATTTTAAAGGTGTTTTTCGTAATTGAATGATTTTATTAGTACCAATTGTAATTGCGATTTTAGTTAATTATTTATTCTTAACAAAAACATATAATCCAATGGAAATTTATAATGATCAGTTACAACCAATATGGGGGTGACAAAAACTCTTAAACATGTTCTTCGGATTAATCTTTGCTTCTTTATTTGTTATTATTGGAAATTCAATTTTATGAGCACCACGGTCAGTACGAGGGATTTTCTTACGTTTACCAATTGTCCATAAGATTTGGACAAAACGGCAAGATAAAATGCGTAAAATTCGTCAACAAAAATATGAAGATGATTTTATTACTTTAACCGAACCAGAAATGCCATATCAAAAATTATGAGAGCGGGAAGAAGCTTTACATCAGAATACAAAGAAAATGAGTGAGGATGAACCACCAAAAGAAATTTATACCTTAAAAGGTTCATAA
- a CDS encoding RluA family pseudouridine synthase, whose amino-acid sequence MEQKTIITLTVKDNDVNQTLFNFMKKMFQTTSLSVLYKLFRNKKIKVNNKVMKERNYKLQLGDQILIFDKNLVVTERKQQIAGSDAVQEELVVVYEDENIIIVDKPHGVEMHSTFHSSLDGMVQNYLMQKGDYHPQTDQSFVISHVHRLDKLTRGLVLYAKNKISLDLLLSKINQKAAIEKKYLAQCEGNITKDEFTVTGYLAKDESRQKMIFRLTEQPNSKKAITYFKVVNRTINTTWLEVTLGTGRKHQIRASLSYLQHPIINDVKYGAKRITKEYMIGLYATTLIFHQLPEHLGYLNEKVIKISENIIE is encoded by the coding sequence ATGGAACAAAAAACAATTATTACATTAACAGTTAAAGATAATGATGTTAATCAAACGCTTTTTAATTTTATGAAAAAAATGTTTCAAACAACATCATTATCCGTGCTTTATAAGTTATTTCGAAATAAAAAGATTAAAGTAAATAATAAAGTGATGAAAGAACGGAATTATAAGCTCCAATTAGGTGATCAAATTTTAATCTTTGATAAAAATTTAGTGGTTACAGAACGTAAACAACAAATAGCGGGAAGTGATGCTGTTCAAGAAGAGTTAGTAGTTGTTTATGAAGATGAAAACATTATAATTGTTGATAAACCACATGGGGTAGAAATGCATTCAACATTTCATAGTTCTTTAGATGGAATGGTGCAAAATTACTTAATGCAAAAAGGAGATTATCATCCACAAACTGATCAATCGTTTGTTATTTCCCATGTTCACCGATTAGATAAGTTAACAAGAGGATTAGTGCTATATGCTAAAAATAAAATTAGTTTGGATTTATTATTAAGCAAAATTAATCAAAAAGCAGCTATTGAAAAAAAATATTTGGCACAATGTGAAGGAAATATAACAAAAGATGAATTTACTGTTACAGGTTATTTAGCAAAAGATGAATCACGACAAAAGATGATTTTTAGGTTAACTGAACAACCTAATAGTAAGAAGGCAATTACTTACTTTAAGGTGGTTAACAGAACAATAAACACAACTTGATTAGAAGTAACATTGGGAACGGGACGGAAGCATCAAATTCGAGCGTCGTTAAGTTATTTACAACATCCCATTATAAATGACGTTAAATATGGGGCGAAAAGAATAACGAAAGAATACATGATTGGGTTATATGCAACAACGTTGATATTTCATCAGTTACCTGAGCATTTAGGATATTTAAATGAAAAGGTTATTAAAATTTCAGAAAATATTATAGAATAA
- a CDS encoding cryptochrome/photolyase family protein: protein MNIFIFHRDFRIEDNFGLAQLANEENKIYCLFIFTKEQIKENNYFSQRSFEAMVHCLKQLNKKVHVNFLKSDSEQQGIKFLLDQGYKINKIYTNRDYTPFAINRSQTMRELSKEHNFIYREFDDYLLVEPWTIKTSQNSYYTVFTPFWNKLKLIFSKNPIPTYKVKDFSPQQLKNMDILLDITNIRSSDFNLPLEFEKIKTAIFRLDHKYQQNRDFVDLENNTAKISTALKFGVISIRQCYLWSIEKFGTFDNAFARQLAWRDFYYQVTYNAQLHNQWHFSKNWNKKLTINWTNNEEWFQKWQNGETGFDFIDAGMKELKETGLLHNRARMVCASFLVKNLQIDWRKGEQYFAQQLIDYDPIINQCSWQWVAGTGFDAQPFFRIFNPELQQKKYDPKLSYCNKFLKNRPTINKIVNYKTSTKKALEIYKPK, encoded by the coding sequence ATGAATATTTTTATTTTTCACCGAGATTTTAGAATTGAAGATAATTTTGGTCTTGCTCAATTAGCCAATGAAGAGAATAAGATTTATTGCTTATTTATTTTTACAAAAGAGCAAATAAAAGAAAATAATTATTTTTCTCAACGTAGTTTTGAAGCAATGGTCCATTGTTTAAAACAGTTAAATAAAAAAGTCCATGTTAATTTTCTAAAAAGTGATAGTGAGCAACAAGGAATTAAATTCTTGTTAGATCAAGGATATAAAATTAATAAGATATATACTAACCGTGATTATACTCCATTTGCCATTAATCGCAGTCAAACAATGCGTGAATTATCGAAAGAACATAATTTTATTTATCGTGAATTTGATGATTATTTATTGGTAGAACCATGAACGATAAAAACTAGTCAAAATTCATATTATACTGTTTTTACGCCATTTTGAAATAAATTAAAACTAATTTTTAGTAAAAATCCTATTCCTACTTATAAGGTTAAAGACTTTTCACCTCAACAATTAAAAAATATGGATATTTTATTGGATATTACAAATATTAGATCTAGTGATTTCAATTTACCATTAGAATTTGAAAAAATAAAAACAGCAATTTTTCGTCTAGATCATAAGTATCAACAAAACCGGGATTTTGTTGATTTAGAAAATAATACAGCAAAAATTAGCACAGCCTTAAAGTTTGGTGTGATATCAATCCGTCAATGTTATCTTTGAAGTATTGAAAAATTTGGAACTTTTGATAACGCTTTTGCTCGTCAATTAGCCTGACGTGATTTTTATTATCAAGTAACTTATAATGCCCAATTACATAATCAATGACATTTTAGTAAAAATTGAAATAAAAAATTAACAATTAACTGAACAAATAATGAAGAATGATTTCAAAAATGACAAAATGGTGAAACGGGCTTTGATTTTATTGATGCTGGAATGAAAGAATTGAAAGAAACAGGTTTATTACATAATCGAGCAAGAATGGTATGCGCATCTTTTTTAGTTAAAAATTTACAAATAGATTGACGAAAAGGAGAACAATATTTTGCTCAACAATTAATTGATTATGATCCAATTATAAATCAATGTTCATGACAGTGAGTAGCAGGAACGGGCTTTGATGCACAACCATTTTTTCGGATTTTTAATCCTGAATTACAACAGAAAAAATATGACCCAAAATTAAGTTATTGTAATAAATTTTTAAAAAATCGCCCAACAATTAATAAAATTGTTAATTACAAAACTTCAACAAAAAAGGCGTTAGAGATTTATAAACCTAAGTAA